One stretch of Actinacidiphila sp. DG2A-62 DNA includes these proteins:
- a CDS encoding LLM class flavin-dependent oxidoreductase: MSVEFIGIAATQPVSETGGGTAAPSFSSQSESHAAQGPAIQPAYLRELALAHEQAGFDRVLVAHSSASPDGFTVADQVLTHTTRLGVLLAHRPGFVSPTLAARKFATLDAFHPGRVALHVITGGDDADQARDGDLTDKPTRYRRTDEFLDVVRRTWTSAEPFDYDGDFYQVRGGRSAVLPARPTPVYFGGASQDAVRAGAKHADVYAFWGEPLAGIAERTAEVRAAAAPHGRTPNFSVSLRPIPAATEAEAWRRAEDILRLTKERAGALRRAFDLDHSTQVGSQRLLDVAARGDVHDKRLWTAVAKVTGAAGNSTALVGSYEQVAESLVDYTALGVGTLLIRGFDPLADARDYGRLIDLVRAETERRGFVGNRVAPAAGVLTAAVGA; encoded by the coding sequence ATGTCCGTCGAGTTCATCGGCATCGCCGCCACCCAGCCCGTCAGCGAGACCGGCGGCGGTACCGCCGCGCCGTCCTTCTCCTCGCAGAGCGAGTCGCACGCCGCGCAGGGCCCCGCGATCCAGCCCGCGTACCTGCGGGAGCTGGCGCTCGCGCACGAGCAGGCCGGGTTCGACCGGGTGCTGGTCGCCCACTCGTCGGCGAGCCCGGACGGCTTCACCGTCGCCGACCAGGTGCTGACGCACACCACCCGGCTGGGCGTGCTGCTCGCGCACCGGCCCGGGTTCGTCTCGCCCACGCTCGCCGCCCGCAAGTTCGCGACGCTGGACGCCTTCCACCCCGGCCGGGTCGCGCTGCACGTCATCACCGGCGGCGACGACGCCGACCAGGCCAGGGACGGCGACCTGACCGACAAGCCGACCCGCTACCGCCGCACCGACGAGTTCCTCGACGTGGTGCGCCGCACCTGGACCTCGGCCGAACCCTTCGACTACGACGGCGACTTCTACCAGGTGCGCGGCGGCCGGTCGGCGGTCCTCCCGGCCCGGCCCACCCCGGTGTACTTCGGCGGCGCGTCGCAGGACGCGGTGCGGGCCGGCGCCAAGCACGCCGACGTCTACGCCTTCTGGGGCGAGCCGCTGGCCGGCATCGCCGAGCGGACCGCCGAGGTCCGCGCCGCCGCCGCACCGCACGGCCGCACCCCGAACTTCAGCGTCAGCCTGCGGCCGATCCCGGCCGCCACCGAGGCCGAGGCGTGGCGCCGCGCGGAGGACATCCTGCGGCTGACCAAGGAGCGCGCGGGCGCGCTGCGCAGGGCCTTCGACCTCGACCACTCCACGCAGGTCGGCTCCCAGCGGCTGCTGGACGTCGCGGCCAGGGGCGACGTCCACGACAAGCGGCTGTGGACGGCGGTCGCCAAGGTCACCGGCGCGGCCGGCAACTCCACGGCGCTGGTCGGCTCCTACGAGCAGGTCGCGGAGTCCCTGGTCGACTACACCGCCCTCGGCGTCGGCACCCTGCTGATCCGCGGCTTCGACCCGCTGGCCGACGCGCGCGACTACGGCCGGCTGATCGACCTGGTCCGCGCCGAGACCGAACGGCGCGGCTTCGTCGGCAACCGCGTCGCACCGGCCGCGGGCGTCCTCACCGCGGCGGTCGGCGCATGA
- a CDS encoding cupin domain-containing protein has product MTASPAPSAGSPAHDGFHPDLPDRSPDEAGAGRSARARVHHVRAGDLDGDTAQTGGMRRFAAISGARVGSERMWMGQTHVAPSTASADHHHGESETAIHVVSGHPEFVFLEDGGDGPREVRLRTSPGDYVFVPPYVPHREENPDPDEEAVVVIARSTQEAVVVNLPGLYVLDPSDPAAPPAPPASAGRAASEPSEPSQCA; this is encoded by the coding sequence ATGACCGCATCGCCCGCCCCCTCGGCCGGGTCCCCCGCCCACGACGGCTTCCACCCGGACCTGCCGGACCGCTCCCCCGACGAGGCCGGCGCCGGCCGCTCCGCGCGCGCCCGGGTGCACCACGTGCGCGCCGGCGACCTGGACGGCGACACCGCGCAGACCGGTGGGATGCGGCGGTTCGCCGCGATCAGCGGGGCACGGGTCGGCTCGGAGCGGATGTGGATGGGCCAGACGCACGTGGCCCCCTCGACCGCGTCCGCCGACCACCACCACGGGGAGTCGGAGACGGCGATCCACGTCGTCAGCGGCCACCCCGAGTTCGTGTTTTTGGAAGACGGCGGCGACGGACCGCGCGAGGTGCGGCTGCGCACCTCGCCCGGCGACTACGTCTTCGTGCCGCCCTACGTGCCGCACCGCGAGGAGAACCCGGACCCGGACGAGGAGGCGGTCGTGGTGATCGCCCGCAGCACGCAGGAGGCCGTGGTGGTCAACCTGCCGGGGTTGTACGTGCTGGACCCCTCGGACCCGGCGGCACCCCCGGCACCCCCAGCATCGGCGGGGCGCGCGGCGAGCGAGCCGTCCGAGCCGTCGCAGTGCGCGTGA
- a CDS encoding ABC transporter permease, which produces MTRMRTLRLTWRLPLARVALAVLAVVAVLAVFGRQLAPQDPLAQDTAHILQGPSGAHLLGTDYLGRDVLSRLLAGTALSVAGALEAVGAALVLGIVPGLASLWLGRAFEWTALRAVDALMTLPFTLFAIAAVGVLGNGLHQAMLALGVLLSPLFFRVTRAAALGLRQTPYVEAAELMGASRTRVLRTHIWSKVLPTVAVTTAQALATSLLTVASLTFLGLGVQPPAATWGGMLATDLGFLAQQPWAPVLPGALVMVTVGALHLLADALRDSGGPGALAALDADAALAAAAGATPEPERGAPDPAAAVRTDPAAGVPDPAAGVPDPADATGADENPDAQDRGGRTDARISA; this is translated from the coding sequence ATGACCCGGATGAGGACCCTGCGGCTGACCTGGCGGCTGCCGCTGGCGCGCGTCGCGCTGGCCGTCCTGGCCGTCGTCGCGGTGCTCGCGGTGTTCGGGCGGCAACTGGCGCCGCAGGACCCGCTGGCCCAGGACACCGCCCACATCCTCCAGGGCCCGAGCGGCGCGCACCTGCTCGGCACCGACTACCTCGGCCGCGACGTGCTCAGCCGGCTGCTGGCCGGCACCGCGCTCAGCGTCGCGGGCGCCCTGGAGGCGGTCGGCGCGGCCCTGGTGCTCGGCATCGTGCCGGGCCTGGCGTCGCTGTGGCTGGGCCGGGCCTTCGAGTGGACCGCGCTGCGCGCGGTCGACGCGCTGATGACGCTGCCGTTTACGCTCTTCGCCATCGCCGCGGTCGGCGTCCTCGGCAACGGCCTGCACCAGGCCATGCTGGCGCTGGGCGTGCTGCTGTCCCCGCTGTTCTTCCGGGTGACCCGGGCCGCCGCGCTGGGTCTGCGGCAGACGCCGTACGTGGAGGCCGCCGAGCTGATGGGCGCGTCCCGCACCCGGGTGCTGCGCACCCACATATGGAGCAAGGTCCTGCCGACCGTCGCGGTCACCACCGCTCAGGCCCTGGCCACCAGCCTGCTCACGGTCGCCTCGCTCACCTTCCTCGGCCTCGGCGTCCAGCCGCCCGCCGCCACCTGGGGCGGCATGCTCGCCACCGACCTGGGCTTCCTCGCCCAGCAGCCGTGGGCGCCGGTGCTGCCCGGCGCGCTGGTCATGGTGACGGTGGGCGCGCTGCACCTGCTCGCCGACGCGCTGCGGGACAGCGGCGGCCCCGGAGCGCTCGCCGCGCTCGACGCCGACGCCGCGCTCGCCGCCGCGGCCGGCGCGACGCCCGAGCCGGAGCGGGGCGCCCCGGACCCGGCCGCCGCCGTTCGCACCGACCCCGCGGCCGGCGTACCGGACCCCGCGGCCGGCGTACCGGACCCCGCGGACGCGACCGGCGCCGACGAGAACCCCGACGCGCAGGACCGAGGAGGCAGGACCGATGCCCGTATCTCCGCCTGA
- a CDS encoding RrF2 family transcriptional regulator, producing MHISAKADYGVRALLELARDSDRPLTCESIAASQEIPFRFLKSVVGDLRRAGLVRSQRGCEGGYWLGRDPAEISLLDVALAVDGELMTLRGDPLPGLAYPGPAAGLPDVWRSVEDGARRILSRTTLASLLAERAPV from the coding sequence ATGCATATTTCGGCGAAGGCGGACTACGGCGTCCGCGCGCTGCTCGAACTCGCCCGGGACAGCGACCGGCCGCTCACCTGCGAGAGCATCGCGGCCTCGCAGGAGATCCCGTTCCGGTTCCTGAAATCGGTCGTCGGCGACCTGCGCAGGGCCGGCCTGGTGCGCAGCCAGCGCGGCTGCGAGGGCGGCTACTGGCTGGGCCGCGACCCCGCCGAGATCAGCCTGCTCGACGTGGCGCTCGCGGTCGACGGCGAGCTGATGACGCTGCGCGGCGACCCGCTGCCCGGCCTCGCCTACCCGGGCCCCGCCGCCGGCCTGCCCGACGTCTGGCGCTCGGTGGAGGACGGCGCGCGGCGCATCCTGTCCCGCACCACGCTCGCCTCGCTGCTCGCCGAGCGGGCCCCGGTGTGA
- a CDS encoding ABC transporter ATP-binding protein produces MPVSPPDAASAAATSAASKSATPASATPAAVVPPRAAREDVLAVRGLHVTVGGGRTEAVRDVSFTVRAGEAVGLVGESGSGKTLTCRSVLGVLPPGCAVSAGTATLAGTELTALDRRGWERLRGVSLGAVFQDPASYLNPSLTVGRQLTEPLRVRQGLSRADARARAVELLAAVGLHRPAEVYHQYPFELSGGMLQRVLIATAICGDPALLVADEATTALDTVVQAEVLDLLARLREDRGLALLLVSHDLAVVAEVCDRILVFYAGEIVEDGPAEQVLTAPAHPYTEALLKVASIGDWRRRELAVIPGRPPEAGAAPAGCRFADRCAYAAPACTASDVLPLAAAGEDRRTRCIRHAELRLTAAAPEEVDA; encoded by the coding sequence ATGCCCGTATCTCCGCCTGACGCCGCATCCGCGGCGGCGACATCCGCGGCGTCGAAGTCCGCGACGCCCGCGTCCGCGACGCCCGCCGCCGTGGTCCCGCCGCGCGCCGCGCGGGAGGACGTGCTCGCCGTGCGCGGCCTGCACGTCACCGTGGGCGGCGGCCGCACCGAGGCCGTCCGGGACGTCTCCTTCACCGTACGGGCCGGGGAGGCGGTCGGCCTGGTCGGCGAGTCGGGCAGCGGCAAGACGCTGACCTGCCGCTCGGTCCTCGGGGTGCTGCCGCCCGGCTGCGCGGTCTCCGCCGGCACCGCGACGCTCGCCGGCACCGAGCTGACCGCGCTGGACCGGCGCGGCTGGGAGCGGCTGCGCGGGGTCAGCCTCGGCGCGGTGTTCCAGGACCCCGCGTCGTACCTCAACCCCTCGCTCACCGTGGGCCGCCAGCTCACCGAGCCGCTGCGGGTGCGCCAGGGCCTGTCCCGCGCCGACGCCCGCGCCCGGGCCGTCGAGCTGCTCGCCGCGGTCGGCCTGCACCGGCCCGCCGAGGTCTACCACCAGTACCCCTTCGAACTGTCCGGCGGGATGCTGCAACGCGTCCTGATCGCCACCGCGATCTGCGGCGACCCGGCGCTGCTGGTCGCCGACGAGGCCACCACCGCGCTGGACACCGTCGTCCAGGCCGAGGTCCTCGACCTGCTGGCGCGGCTGCGCGAGGACCGCGGCCTGGCCCTGCTGCTGGTCAGCCACGACCTCGCGGTGGTGGCCGAGGTGTGCGACCGCATCCTGGTCTTCTACGCCGGCGAGATCGTCGAGGACGGCCCCGCCGAGCAGGTGCTGACCGCGCCGGCCCACCCGTACACCGAGGCGCTGCTCAAGGTCGCCTCGATCGGCGACTGGCGGCGCCGCGAACTCGCGGTGATCCCAGGCCGTCCGCCGGAGGCCGGCGCCGCCCCGGCCGGCTGCCGGTTCGCCGACCGGTGCGCCTACGCGGCCCCCGCTTGCACCGCCTCCGACGTGCTGCCGCTCGCCGCGGCCGGAGAGGACCGGCGCACCCGCTGCATACGCCACGCCGAACTCCGCCTGACCGCCGCCGCACCCGAGGAGGTGGACGCATGA
- a CDS encoding DsbA family protein, with translation MTARPRPAAGRDREPVLDVVEYTDPLCPWAWGSEPEFRLLRARLRARPGVRVRWRRAYAILFDEGEDPAPDPAAEAAWYSGYVAEVCAHTGAPRPHALDRVALSSWPASLAARAAQAQGPLVAERVLRRLRESEFVLGAPADTPQRVLACLRAVPGLDTGRLSADAASPAVADSVRADRAEARRPLPEVLDLDGPPPHPGAAKELDGGGHRYALPTLLLRGPGGTRVVPGRRPLEAYAQALSEVLPGPWPQPRPLSADDALDLHRTLTAPELELLTEERAAPAWALRIDTPGGPLWLHPDEAAGHPALLNSRPGNETPFGVH, from the coding sequence GTGACCGCGCGCCCGCGGCCCGCGGCCGGCCGCGACCGCGAGCCGGTGCTCGACGTGGTCGAGTACACCGACCCGCTGTGCCCGTGGGCGTGGGGCTCCGAGCCGGAGTTCCGCCTGCTGCGCGCCCGGCTGCGGGCCAGGCCCGGGGTGCGGGTCCGCTGGCGGCGCGCGTACGCGATCCTCTTCGACGAGGGCGAGGACCCGGCCCCCGACCCTGCGGCGGAGGCCGCCTGGTACTCCGGTTACGTCGCCGAGGTGTGCGCCCACACCGGCGCGCCGCGGCCGCACGCCCTGGACCGCGTCGCGCTGAGCAGCTGGCCCGCCTCGCTGGCCGCCCGCGCCGCGCAGGCGCAGGGGCCGCTGGTCGCCGAGCGCGTCCTGCGCCGGCTGCGGGAGTCGGAGTTCGTGCTCGGCGCGCCCGCCGACACCCCGCAGCGGGTGCTGGCCTGCCTGCGCGCCGTGCCCGGCCTGGACACCGGGCGGCTGAGCGCCGACGCCGCCTCGCCCGCCGTCGCCGACTCGGTGCGCGCCGACCGCGCCGAGGCCCGCCGCCCGCTGCCCGAGGTGCTGGACCTCGACGGCCCCCCGCCGCACCCCGGCGCCGCCAAGGAACTCGACGGCGGCGGCCACCGCTACGCCCTGCCGACGCTGCTCCTGCGCGGCCCCGGCGGCACCCGCGTGGTCCCCGGCCGGCGGCCTTTAGAGGCGTACGCGCAGGCGCTTTCGGAGGTCCTCCCCGGTCCCTGGCCGCAGCCGCGGCCGCTGTCGGCGGACGACGCCCTGGACCTCCACCGCACGCTGACCGCACCGGAGTTGGAGCTGCTCACCGAGGAACGCGCGGCCCCCGCGTGGGCGTTGCGGATCGACACCCCCGGCGGTCCGCTGTGGCTGCACCCGGACGAGGCCGCGGGGCATCCCGCCCTGCTCAACAGCCGTCCAGGCAATGAGACACCTTTTGGTGTCCATTGA
- a CDS encoding ABC transporter permease, translated as MSAAVPAGAALPAGPAAAGPAPAGSTAKSAGPGTAGDPTGPGPDVPARPHPWLRRAGRAPVPLARGLLSAATVFLLSSVLTFGLGALSDANPGAAVLGETATPADIARMNHAFGLDRPLVVQYADWLTGALHGDLGRSWFTTLPVARSIGQALPVDLSVAGLALLFALVLGGAAGIAAALSNGGRTDRAITAVCAVLGTVPAFVVAIALITVVSVKLGALPSGGYVPFGQNPAQWLRYALLPAFALSLDAAAHIARQLRTSLVGALRENYVTGAAMRGLSARRVLFGHVLRNAAGPALTVLGMSVPMLIGGAVVTEKIFNLPGIAQLALQSAQSHDVPVIQGTLLVTVAVVLAANLAVNAALAALTPAARRRGTRPSDGRAAA; from the coding sequence ATGAGCGCGGCAGTGCCCGCGGGGGCCGCGCTCCCCGCCGGGCCCGCGGCCGCCGGACCCGCACCGGCCGGGAGCACGGCGAAGTCCGCGGGCCCCGGGACCGCGGGGGACCCCACGGGGCCCGGCCCGGACGTCCCGGCGCGCCCGCACCCCTGGCTGCGCCGGGCCGGCCGCGCCCCGGTGCCGCTGGCCCGCGGACTGCTCAGCGCCGCCACGGTCTTCCTGCTCTCCTCCGTGCTGACCTTCGGCCTCGGCGCGCTGTCCGACGCCAACCCCGGCGCCGCGGTGCTCGGCGAGACCGCCACCCCCGCCGACATCGCGCGGATGAACCACGCCTTCGGCCTGGACCGCCCGCTGGTGGTGCAGTACGCGGACTGGCTCACCGGCGCGCTGCACGGCGACCTCGGCCGCTCCTGGTTCACCACCCTGCCGGTCGCCAGAAGCATCGGCCAGGCGCTGCCGGTCGACCTGTCCGTCGCCGGCCTCGCGCTGCTGTTCGCGCTGGTCCTCGGCGGCGCGGCCGGCATCGCCGCCGCGCTCAGCAACGGCGGACGCACCGACCGCGCGATCACCGCGGTGTGCGCGGTGCTCGGCACCGTCCCCGCCTTCGTGGTGGCGATCGCCCTGATCACCGTCGTCTCGGTGAAGCTCGGCGCACTGCCCTCCGGCGGCTACGTGCCCTTCGGGCAGAACCCCGCGCAGTGGCTGCGGTACGCGCTGCTGCCCGCGTTCGCCCTCAGCCTGGACGCCGCCGCGCACATCGCCCGCCAGCTGCGGACCTCGCTGGTCGGCGCGCTGCGCGAGAACTACGTGACCGGCGCGGCGATGCGCGGACTGTCCGCGCGGCGGGTGCTCTTCGGCCACGTGCTGCGCAACGCCGCGGGCCCCGCGCTGACCGTGCTCGGCATGAGCGTGCCGATGCTGATCGGCGGCGCGGTCGTCACCGAGAAGATCTTCAACCTGCCCGGCATCGCCCAACTCGCCCTGCAGTCCGCCCAGTCGCACGACGTCCCGGTCATCCAGGGAACGCTGCTGGTCACGGTGGCCGTCGTGCTGGCCGCGAACCTCGCGGTCAACGCCGCGCTGGCCGCGCTCACCCCCGCCGCCCGCCGCCGCGGCACCCGCCCCTCCGACGGGAGGGCCGCGGCATGA
- a CDS encoding ABC transporter ATP-binding protein — MPDGGAAAEPLLRVDSLAVAFGRRGGRSGQSVLEGVSLRAGAGEILGVIGETGSGKTTLARAVVGLSPVVAGSIAVDGREVTGLRGRALRDFRRTGVAQYLFQDPLRSLDPDMAVRDLVAEPLAVTGAGSREERYARAAEALRRVGLDEALAGRLPGRLSGGQRQRVAVARALVTRPRLLLADEPVSALDASNRNHVLRLFDRLRTELDMAVVLISHDLSSLAGIADRIAVLYRGRLVEQGPTADVLARPLHPYTALLTASAPSVRREHGLAPARLRRGDPPAWADPARSAHPAGCVFAARCPFADDDCRTEPVARERPVAAGAGGAQAAAAAGASREVACHHADSWRAEVAPPAAVPA; from the coding sequence ATCCCGGACGGCGGCGCCGCCGCCGAGCCGCTGCTGCGCGTGGACTCCCTCGCCGTCGCCTTCGGGCGGCGCGGCGGACGGTCCGGGCAGAGCGTCCTGGAGGGCGTGTCGCTGCGAGCCGGCGCCGGGGAGATCCTCGGCGTGATCGGCGAGACCGGCTCGGGCAAGACCACGCTGGCCCGCGCGGTCGTGGGCCTGTCACCGGTCGTCGCGGGCAGCATCGCCGTGGACGGCAGGGAGGTCACCGGCCTGCGCGGCCGGGCGCTGCGCGACTTCCGGCGCACCGGCGTGGCGCAGTACCTCTTCCAGGACCCGCTGCGCTCCCTCGACCCCGACATGGCCGTACGCGACCTGGTCGCCGAGCCGCTCGCGGTCACCGGCGCCGGCAGCCGCGAGGAGCGGTACGCGCGCGCCGCCGAGGCGCTGCGCCGGGTGGGCCTGGACGAGGCGCTCGCCGGCCGGCTGCCCGGACGGCTGTCCGGCGGTCAGCGCCAGCGGGTGGCCGTCGCACGGGCGCTGGTCACCCGTCCCCGGCTGCTGCTCGCCGACGAGCCGGTGAGCGCGCTCGACGCCTCCAACCGCAACCACGTGCTGCGGCTGTTCGACCGGCTGCGCACCGAACTCGACATGGCGGTCGTGCTGATCTCCCACGACCTCAGCTCGCTGGCCGGCATCGCCGACCGCATCGCCGTCCTCTACCGCGGTCGGCTGGTGGAGCAGGGCCCGACGGCCGACGTGCTGGCCCGGCCCCTGCACCCGTACACCGCGCTGCTCACCGCTTCCGCGCCCAGCGTCCGCCGCGAACACGGCCTCGCCCCGGCCCGGCTGCGCCGCGGCGACCCGCCGGCCTGGGCCGACCCGGCCCGGTCGGCCCACCCCGCGGGCTGCGTCTTCGCCGCGCGGTGCCCGTTCGCCGACGACGACTGCCGCACCGAACCCGTTGCGCGGGAGCGTCCCGTGGCGGCGGGGGCGGGCGGGGCGCAGGCCGCCGCCGCGGCCGGCGCCTCGCGGGAAGTCGCCTGTCACCACGCCGACTCCTGGCGCGCCGAGGTCGCGCCGCCCGCGGCCGTACCCGCGTGA
- a CDS encoding ABC transporter substrate-binding protein, whose translation MNSAAMPALGRRSFLGLGLGAGAALALSACGGSAAPATASGAGGTLKWGWALPTSWDPVFSSAGWDVHELSLVYSGLTRLDSAGAAVPALASGWKYNADGTSVTFTLRPELTFSDGTPLDATAVKKSLDRGRTDPKSLVAPQLAHVKEITATGADTVTLALTQADYQIPNLLAGKTGMIVSPKAFETDAASLASRPVGSGPFVLTSYTQNAKAVLRRNPAYWDAASIKLQGFEIYPLPDASTVVAALQSGQYNVAQIPGSQVAAAKAAGLEVQVIPSMVVSVLDVNTAKAPFDDPDVALALQYAVDRQALLKTQQFGYGTVSNQPFPPGYVGHDAASDGLYPHDPAKARALLAKAGHPDGVDLTLTTSAAEGLPEQLQAQLKEAGFRAKISVIPQAQTTQIVYVQHSQALFTDQFAGRDSAAQAFQVLFGPQGLMNPGRRTPADLQAAVAKVSATPLDSPDYPKVLQAATALAVRTMPNVFLYTVPRILARNRAVSALPADVVVQRFEGVTVR comes from the coding sequence ATGAACTCCGCAGCCATGCCCGCGCTCGGCAGACGCTCCTTCCTCGGACTCGGCCTCGGCGCAGGCGCCGCCCTGGCCCTCAGCGCATGCGGCGGTTCCGCCGCCCCGGCGACCGCGTCCGGGGCGGGCGGCACCCTCAAATGGGGCTGGGCGCTGCCCACCTCGTGGGACCCGGTCTTCTCCTCCGCCGGCTGGGACGTCCACGAGCTGTCCCTCGTCTACTCCGGCCTGACCCGGCTCGACTCCGCGGGCGCCGCCGTCCCGGCCCTGGCCAGCGGCTGGAAGTACAACGCCGACGGCACGTCCGTCACCTTCACCCTGCGCCCCGAACTCACCTTCAGCGACGGCACCCCGCTCGACGCCACGGCGGTGAAGAAGAGCCTGGACCGCGGCAGGACCGACCCCAAGTCCCTGGTCGCGCCGCAGCTCGCGCATGTCAAGGAGATCACCGCCACCGGCGCCGACACGGTGACCCTCGCGCTCACCCAGGCCGACTACCAGATCCCCAATCTGCTCGCCGGCAAGACCGGCATGATCGTCAGCCCCAAGGCGTTCGAGACGGACGCCGCGTCCCTGGCGAGCAGGCCGGTCGGCTCCGGCCCCTTCGTCCTCACCTCCTACACCCAGAACGCCAAGGCCGTGCTGCGCCGCAACCCCGCCTACTGGGACGCCGCCAGCATCAAGCTCCAGGGCTTCGAGATCTACCCGCTGCCCGACGCCTCCACGGTCGTCGCCGCGCTCCAGTCCGGCCAGTACAACGTCGCCCAGATCCCCGGCAGCCAGGTCGCCGCAGCCAAGGCGGCCGGCCTGGAGGTCCAGGTGATCCCCTCCATGGTCGTCTCGGTGCTGGACGTCAACACCGCCAAGGCGCCCTTCGACGACCCCGACGTCGCGCTCGCCCTGCAGTACGCCGTCGACCGCCAGGCGCTGCTCAAGACCCAGCAGTTCGGCTACGGCACGGTCAGCAACCAGCCCTTCCCGCCCGGCTACGTCGGCCACGACGCCGCGTCCGACGGCCTGTACCCGCACGACCCCGCCAAGGCCCGCGCGCTGCTCGCCAAGGCCGGACACCCCGACGGCGTCGATCTCACACTGACCACCTCGGCCGCCGAGGGCCTGCCCGAGCAGCTCCAGGCACAGCTGAAGGAGGCGGGCTTCCGGGCGAAGATCAGCGTCATCCCGCAGGCCCAGACCACCCAGATCGTCTACGTCCAGCACTCCCAGGCGCTCTTCACCGACCAGTTCGCCGGCCGCGACTCCGCCGCCCAGGCGTTCCAGGTGCTCTTCGGCCCCCAGGGCCTGATGAACCCCGGCCGCAGGACGCCCGCCGACCTCCAGGCCGCGGTCGCCAAGGTGTCCGCGACGCCGCTGGACTCGCCGGACTACCCCAAGGTGCTCCAGGCCGCCACGGCGCTCGCGGTACGCACCATGCCCAACGTCTTCCTCTACACCGTGCCGCGCATCCTGGCCCGCAACCGCGCGGTCTCGGCGCTGCCCGCCGACGTCGTGGTGCAGCGGTTCGAAGGGGTGACCGTTCGATGA
- a CDS encoding LLM class flavin-dependent oxidoreductase translates to MSPEYLWYLPNTVAPGHRGDDSTAGWGSVDFSTDLALTAERHGWGGALLGAGWGRPDTFTLATALAARTTTFKPLIAVRPGYWQPAHFAAAAATLDQLSRGRVLVNVVSGVDTPAAYGDTTVDPARRYARTREFLHLVRRLWTEESVDFAGEHFHVAGSTLASRPYPAEERRHPTLFFGGASEAAERVAAAEADVQLFWGEPLDGIAERVDRLRTLSARLERRHRPLEFGLRVTTVVRDTSEEAWAAAERKVARMAAGPAESFWTGDRTAAVGQRRLAGLARRGDVLDTCLYTAPGRFGGEGAGTTWLVGSAEEVAAALHAYRALGVSHFVLSDTPYKQETARVGDALLPLLREPGAAPEGGVGAGPHAGPHAGPDAGADPRGASAGAADARDAAPTGTTPAGSVSAAPCST, encoded by the coding sequence ATGAGCCCGGAATACCTGTGGTACCTCCCCAACACCGTCGCGCCGGGCCACCGCGGTGACGACAGCACGGCCGGCTGGGGCTCGGTCGACTTCTCGACGGACCTCGCGCTGACGGCCGAACGCCACGGCTGGGGCGGCGCGCTGCTCGGCGCCGGGTGGGGACGGCCGGACACGTTCACCCTGGCCACCGCGCTGGCCGCCAGGACCACGACGTTCAAGCCGCTGATCGCGGTGCGGCCCGGGTACTGGCAGCCGGCGCACTTCGCCGCCGCCGCGGCCACGCTCGACCAGCTCAGCCGCGGCCGGGTGCTGGTGAACGTGGTGAGCGGGGTGGACACCCCCGCCGCCTACGGGGACACGACCGTCGACCCCGCGCGGCGCTACGCCCGCACCCGGGAGTTCCTGCACCTGGTGCGGCGGCTGTGGACCGAGGAGTCGGTCGACTTCGCCGGCGAGCACTTCCACGTGGCGGGCTCGACCCTCGCGTCACGTCCCTACCCGGCCGAGGAGCGGCGGCACCCGACGCTGTTCTTCGGCGGCGCGTCCGAGGCGGCCGAGCGCGTCGCGGCGGCGGAGGCCGACGTCCAGCTGTTCTGGGGCGAGCCACTGGACGGGATCGCCGAGCGGGTGGACCGGCTCAGGACGCTGAGCGCGCGGCTGGAACGCCGCCACCGGCCGCTGGAGTTCGGCCTGCGCGTCACCACCGTGGTGCGGGACACGAGCGAGGAGGCGTGGGCCGCCGCGGAGCGGAAGGTCGCGCGGATGGCGGCCGGCCCCGCGGAGAGCTTCTGGACCGGTGACCGCACGGCCGCGGTCGGGCAGCGGCGGCTGGCCGGCCTCGCGCGGCGCGGCGACGTCCTCGACACCTGCCTGTACACCGCCCCCGGCCGGTTCGGCGGCGAGGGCGCGGGCACCACCTGGCTGGTCGGCTCCGCCGAGGAGGTGGCCGCCGCGCTGCACGCCTACCGCGCGCTCGGCGTCAGCCACTTCGTGCTCTCCGACACCCCGTACAAGCAGGAGACCGCCCGCGTCGGCGACGCCCTGCTGCCGCTGCTGCGCGAGCCGGGCGCGGCCCCGGAGGGCGGCGTGGGCGCCGGGCCGCACGCCGGGCCGCACGCCGGGCCGGACGCCGGGGCGGACCCGCGAGGTGCGAGCGCCGGCGCTGCGGACGCGCGCGACGCCGCACCTACGGGGACGACGCCGGCCGGCTCGGTATCGGCGGCGCCGTGCTCGACGTGA